A genomic stretch from Longimicrobium sp. includes:
- a CDS encoding electron transfer flavoprotein subunit beta/FixA family protein, with protein sequence MKSIVCVKRVPDTEARVRIAGDEKSVDAAGIKFVLNPYDEFAVEAALKHKEAAGAGSVTVMTVGGSESAETLRTGLAMGADDAVLLKSDTKPEGLAAARALAEEIKGREYDLVLFGMKAIDDDLQAVGPMTAELLGIPCASAVTEFSVADGKVTANREIEGGHEVVELRIPCALTLTKGAYEPRYASLKGIMAAKKKPLEQKDATAGDSGVQVRKLSYPAERQAGRIVGEGADAVPALLRLLREEAKVI encoded by the coding sequence GTGAAGAGCATCGTGTGCGTGAAGCGCGTCCCGGACACCGAGGCGCGCGTTCGCATCGCCGGCGACGAAAAGAGCGTGGATGCCGCCGGCATCAAGTTCGTCCTGAACCCGTACGACGAGTTTGCCGTCGAGGCCGCCCTGAAGCACAAGGAAGCCGCGGGCGCCGGCAGCGTGACGGTGATGACGGTAGGGGGCAGCGAGAGCGCGGAGACGCTGCGCACCGGCCTGGCCATGGGCGCCGACGACGCCGTCCTGCTCAAGTCCGACACCAAGCCCGAGGGCCTGGCCGCCGCGCGCGCCCTGGCCGAAGAGATCAAGGGCCGCGAGTACGACCTGGTGCTCTTCGGGATGAAGGCCATCGACGACGACCTGCAGGCCGTGGGGCCCATGACCGCCGAGCTGCTGGGAATTCCCTGCGCCAGCGCGGTCACCGAGTTCAGCGTGGCCGACGGCAAGGTGACGGCGAACCGCGAGATCGAGGGCGGCCACGAGGTGGTGGAGCTCAGGATTCCCTGCGCGCTGACGCTCACCAAGGGTGCCTACGAGCCGCGCTACGCGTCGCTCAAGGGCATCATGGCGGCCAAGAAGAAGCCGCTGGAGCAGAAGGACGCCACCGCGGGCGACTCCGGGGTGCAGGTGCGCAAGCTCAGCTATCCCGCCGAGCGCCAGGCCGGCCGCATCGTGGGCGAAGGCGCCGACGCGGTGCCCGCGCTGCTGCGGCTGCTGCGCGAAGAGGCCAAGGTCATCTAA
- a CDS encoding M949_RS01915 family surface polysaccharide biosynthesis protein, producing the protein MSIHASCRVFGCVAAAALLGCEPASEDDARRSLAADTAERVRSAEVAALEVLSFDPEALPPNADVTGDVVDGARWRDANGENVVVLAETGEFPAAGECDVDHPCRDAEIRAYHFARNGAAWKRLWLVTDFERTCGWDLTARFVKGSLSVTDLDHDGVGESTFLYTLTCTSDVSPSTLKLIMHEGQAKYAIRGTTDLSAVLGKSEYSGGDRNVDPAFGRAHARQRSYALAQWERFVKPEYPAASDMDEHDH; encoded by the coding sequence ATGTCGATTCATGCCTCCTGCCGCGTATTCGGCTGTGTGGCCGCCGCGGCGCTCCTCGGGTGCGAGCCCGCCTCCGAGGACGATGCCCGCCGCTCGCTGGCCGCCGACACGGCGGAACGGGTCCGTTCAGCCGAGGTGGCAGCCCTGGAGGTGCTCTCGTTCGATCCGGAGGCGCTGCCCCCGAACGCCGACGTGACCGGCGACGTGGTAGATGGCGCCCGGTGGCGGGATGCCAACGGCGAGAACGTGGTGGTGCTGGCCGAGACGGGCGAGTTCCCGGCGGCCGGCGAGTGCGACGTCGATCACCCATGCCGTGACGCCGAGATACGCGCCTACCACTTCGCCCGCAACGGGGCTGCGTGGAAGCGGCTCTGGCTGGTGACGGACTTCGAGCGGACCTGCGGCTGGGACCTGACCGCCAGGTTCGTGAAGGGCAGTCTCTCGGTGACGGACCTGGACCACGACGGCGTGGGCGAGAGCACGTTTCTGTACACGCTCACCTGCACGAGCGACGTCAGCCCCTCCACGCTCAAGCTGATCATGCACGAGGGCCAGGCCAAGTACGCCATCCGCGGCACCACCGACTTGTCGGCCGTGCTCGGCAAGTCCGAGTACTCGGGGGGCGACCGGAACGTCGATCCCGCCTTCGGGAGAGCGCACGCCAGGCAGCGGTCGTATGCCCTCGCCCAGTGGGAGCGCTTCGTGAAGCCGGAGTACCCGGCGGCATCGGACATGGATGAGCATGACCACTGA
- a CDS encoding DUF1697 domain-containing protein: MPDRHVALLRGINVGKAKRIAMADLRALVADLGYGDVSTLLNSGNVVFTAPGADPDDAARRIEDALRERTGVSSRVVVLTAREIGEAVDGNPWRDEVLDASRLLVTVLYDPADRRKLEPLMDQDWGTDRLALAGRFAYVWCPDGILPSKLPEATGKVLRDAATSRNWATMLKLHALVHHPAQ, encoded by the coding sequence GTGCCGGACAGGCACGTCGCGCTGCTTCGCGGCATCAACGTGGGCAAGGCCAAGCGCATCGCCATGGCCGACCTGCGCGCCCTGGTCGCGGACCTCGGCTACGGCGACGTGAGCACGCTGCTGAACAGCGGCAACGTGGTCTTCACCGCGCCTGGAGCAGACCCGGACGACGCGGCGCGGCGCATCGAGGATGCGCTTCGCGAGCGGACCGGCGTGTCTTCGCGGGTGGTGGTGCTTACCGCGCGGGAGATCGGGGAAGCCGTGGATGGCAATCCCTGGCGCGACGAGGTGCTCGATGCGTCGCGGCTGCTGGTGACCGTCCTCTACGATCCCGCCGACCGCCGCAAGCTGGAGCCGTTGATGGACCAGGACTGGGGCACGGATCGCCTGGCGCTCGCCGGCCGCTTCGCGTACGTGTGGTGTCCGGACGGCATTCTGCCAAGCAAGCTGCCCGAGGCGACCGGCAAGGTGCTCCGCGACGCGGCGACGTCGAGAAACTGGGCGACGATGCTCAAGCTCCACGCGCTGGTCCACCATCCCGCGCAGTAA
- a CDS encoding DUF3224 domain-containing protein: protein MPTTHAAGTFEVKLAPQAVTFEESGLGRLSIDKVFQGDLQATSKGEMLAHRTAVQGSAGYVAMERVDGTLNGRAGTFVLQHSGTMNRGVQQLALTVVPDSATGELEGLSGSMKIIIEGGQHSYEFEYELRAES, encoded by the coding sequence ATGCCGACCACCCACGCAGCTGGAACGTTCGAAGTGAAGCTCGCGCCGCAGGCGGTGACGTTCGAAGAGTCGGGGCTGGGGCGGCTCTCGATCGACAAGGTGTTCCAGGGCGACCTGCAGGCCACCAGCAAGGGCGAGATGCTGGCCCATCGCACCGCCGTGCAGGGCTCGGCGGGGTACGTGGCGATGGAGCGGGTGGACGGAACCCTGAACGGACGCGCCGGCACCTTCGTCCTGCAGCACAGCGGCACCATGAACCGCGGCGTGCAGCAGCTGGCGCTTACGGTGGTGCCGGACTCGGCCACGGGGGAGCTGGAGGGGCTTTCGGGGTCGATGAAGATCATCATCGAGGGCGGGCAGCACTCGTACGAGTTCGAGTACGAGCTTCGCGCCGAGTCCTGA
- a CDS encoding N(4)-(beta-N-acetylglucosaminyl)-L-asparaginase produces the protein MSTPISRRDFVRTGAAAGVAAALPVPLAGAPAVIVRSAARPVVIASGNGNHIRNGGRMAAVETAFTRMTAGADVLDAIIAGVNLNELDPADTSVGYGGLPNAEGVVSLDASVMHGPRRRAGAVAALEGVRTPSLVARAVMENTDHHLLVGEHAQRFARQLGFTIEDDLNTPESRRLWLEWKRRTDPARFLDPEKRAQAGHEAGLQMVAEGLIDPHHYYGTINCNAINAAGDICGCTTTSGLAWKIPGRVGDSPVLGAGLYVDNGVGAAGSTGRGEANLYNLTSYLIVENLRRGMSPRDAGMEGLKRIVQNTVERRLLNERGTPNFGIQFYVLNARGEHAGVSMYPGGTYAVCDENGPRDEPLVPLLQGTAQ, from the coding sequence ATGAGCACGCCCATCAGCCGCCGTGACTTCGTACGCACCGGCGCCGCGGCCGGAGTGGCCGCCGCGCTCCCCGTGCCGCTGGCCGGCGCGCCCGCGGTGATCGTCCGCTCCGCCGCGCGGCCGGTGGTGATCGCGTCGGGCAATGGCAACCACATCCGCAACGGCGGCCGCATGGCCGCGGTGGAGACGGCGTTCACGCGCATGACGGCTGGCGCCGACGTGCTGGACGCCATCATCGCGGGGGTGAACCTCAACGAGCTTGACCCGGCCGACACCAGCGTGGGCTACGGCGGATTGCCCAACGCCGAGGGCGTGGTGTCGCTCGACGCCTCGGTGATGCACGGGCCCCGCAGGCGCGCGGGCGCCGTCGCGGCGTTGGAGGGCGTCCGCACGCCCTCGCTCGTCGCCAGGGCGGTGATGGAGAACACCGACCATCACCTGCTGGTGGGCGAACACGCGCAGCGGTTCGCGCGGCAGCTGGGATTCACCATCGAGGACGACCTGAACACCCCCGAGTCGCGCCGGCTGTGGCTGGAGTGGAAGCGGCGCACGGACCCGGCGCGCTTCCTGGACCCTGAAAAGCGCGCGCAGGCCGGCCACGAGGCGGGGCTGCAGATGGTGGCCGAGGGGCTGATCGATCCGCACCACTACTACGGGACGATCAACTGCAACGCCATCAACGCGGCGGGCGACATCTGCGGCTGCACGACCACGAGCGGCCTGGCGTGGAAGATCCCCGGCCGCGTGGGCGACTCGCCGGTGCTGGGCGCGGGGCTGTACGTGGACAATGGCGTGGGCGCGGCGGGGAGCACGGGCCGCGGCGAGGCCAACCTGTACAACCTGACGTCGTACCTGATCGTCGAGAACCTGCGGCGCGGCATGTCGCCCCGGGACGCCGGGATGGAGGGGCTGAAGCGCATCGTGCAGAACACGGTGGAGCGCCGGCTGCTGAACGAGCGGGGAACCCCCAACTTCGGCATCCAGTTCTACGTGCTGAACGCGCGCGGCGAGCACGCGGGCGTCAGCATGTACCCGGGCGGCACCTACGCCGTGTGCGACGAGAACGGCCCGCGCGACGAGCCGCTGGTGCCGCTGCTGCAGGGTACGGCGCAGTAG
- a CDS encoding DUF3592 domain-containing protein, producing the protein MSGERGFSIRIPTGLGTWIFFAPVVAFLILIAWTTGSALWMQWWRLRTYVPVQAVVVSTDVVQRGRGKNAWEPVVHYRYPADAPLYADTRVPPIRTLGSESWAWDLASRFAPGDQVTAYHDQVHHGDAFLLREPQYGAVPVFLVSITLLSGGVYFGRRSREGPPHVA; encoded by the coding sequence ATGAGCGGTGAACGTGGTTTCTCCATTCGCATTCCCACCGGGTTGGGCACCTGGATCTTCTTCGCGCCGGTTGTAGCATTTCTCATCCTCATCGCATGGACCACCGGGTCGGCGCTCTGGATGCAGTGGTGGCGGTTGCGCACGTACGTGCCCGTGCAGGCGGTGGTGGTCTCCACGGACGTCGTGCAGCGCGGCCGCGGCAAGAACGCCTGGGAGCCGGTGGTGCACTACCGCTATCCTGCCGACGCTCCCCTGTACGCCGACACGCGCGTGCCGCCGATCCGGACGCTTGGAAGCGAAAGCTGGGCATGGGACCTTGCCAGCCGGTTTGCGCCGGGCGATCAGGTCACGGCATACCACGACCAGGTGCACCACGGGGATGCGTTTCTCCTTCGCGAACCGCAGTACGGTGCCGTCCCCGTCTTCCTGGTCTCGATCACCCTCCTGTCCGGGGGTGTGTACTTTGGACGCCGGTCGCGTGAGGGTCCGCCGCACGTGGCGTGA
- a CDS encoding PF20097 family protein, translating into MAQPVCPDCQRRMEGGFLLNGLPGQSPLSAGQWVEGAPEKSFWWGVKLKGRRRLAVYAWRCPGCTQVRLFAPEG; encoded by the coding sequence ATGGCCCAACCTGTCTGTCCCGACTGCCAGCGCCGCATGGAGGGCGGCTTTCTGCTGAACGGCCTTCCCGGGCAGAGCCCCTTGTCTGCCGGGCAGTGGGTGGAAGGCGCGCCGGAAAAGAGCTTCTGGTGGGGTGTCAAGCTCAAGGGGCGCCGCCGCCTTGCGGTGTACGCGTGGCGCTGTCCCGGCTGCACCCAGGTTCGCCTCTTCGCGCCGGAGGGGTGA
- a CDS encoding SRPBCC family protein, protein MQFTVTTEVDAPPEVVFAVLSEVERWPEWTPTVTRVERLGDAGAPLALGDRLRIVQPKVPPAEWTVTALEPGRGFRLFSRSPGATVEANHWAEPTAGDHRSRVTLSVTFGGFLGRVIGWMMRGLNERYLAQEAAGLKRRSEERARGTE, encoded by the coding sequence ATGCAATTCACCGTTACGACAGAGGTCGACGCTCCCCCGGAAGTGGTGTTCGCCGTCCTGAGCGAGGTGGAGCGCTGGCCGGAGTGGACGCCGACGGTTACGCGGGTAGAGCGCCTCGGTGACGCCGGCGCCCCGTTGGCGCTCGGCGACCGCCTGCGCATCGTGCAGCCGAAGGTGCCGCCCGCCGAGTGGACGGTCACGGCGCTCGAACCGGGGCGAGGATTTCGGCTCTTCAGCCGCTCTCCCGGCGCGACCGTCGAAGCGAATCACTGGGCAGAGCCGACCGCAGGGGACCATCGCTCCAGGGTAACGCTCTCGGTGACGTTCGGCGGCTTTCTGGGGCGGGTCATCGGCTGGATGATGCGGGGCCTCAACGAGCGGTACCTTGCCCAGGAAGCGGCCGGGCTCAAACGCCGCAGCGAGGAGCGAGCTCGGGGCACGGAGTGA
- a CDS encoding DUF2306 domain-containing protein: MISLGWVHTIAASTALVAGAAVLLTRKGTRRHRQLGWVYVVSMLLLNGTALLIYRLFGRFGPFHVGAIFSFITVVAGTVAALGARRARARRDPVARARALERHYQWMTWSYVGLAAAAVSEIATRMPALRPRPGQGMAFGITVAVATLLVVGVGAQLIRRRRSALLAPYRP, from the coding sequence ATGATCTCTCTCGGATGGGTCCACACCATTGCGGCTTCGACCGCGCTCGTAGCGGGCGCGGCGGTGCTCCTTACCCGCAAGGGCACGCGCCGCCACCGGCAGCTCGGCTGGGTATACGTCGTGAGCATGCTCCTGCTCAACGGGACGGCGCTCCTGATCTACCGCTTGTTCGGGCGTTTCGGACCGTTTCATGTGGGTGCCATCTTCAGCTTCATCACCGTGGTAGCAGGCACCGTCGCGGCTCTCGGAGCACGCCGGGCCCGGGCGCGCCGCGATCCCGTGGCGCGTGCGCGTGCCCTCGAGCGGCACTACCAGTGGATGACGTGGTCCTACGTGGGGCTGGCCGCGGCTGCCGTGTCGGAGATTGCCACACGGATGCCGGCGCTGCGGCCGCGCCCGGGGCAGGGGATGGCGTTCGGCATCACGGTGGCCGTGGCCACGCTCCTGGTAGTCGGGGTTGGCGCGCAGTTGATCCGCCGCCGCCGATCAGCGCTCCTCGCGCCGTACCGGCCGTAG
- a CDS encoding DUF2277 domain-containing protein, protein MCRNIKTLANFEPPATDDEVRASALQFVRKLSGTTHPSRANEEAFNRAVEEITASARRLIDSIETKSSPRNREEEVRKARLQSAKRFGTSV, encoded by the coding sequence ATGTGCCGAAACATCAAGACACTGGCCAACTTCGAGCCACCCGCGACCGATGACGAGGTGCGCGCGTCGGCACTCCAGTTCGTGCGCAAACTGAGCGGGACGACGCACCCGTCACGCGCGAACGAAGAGGCCTTCAATCGCGCGGTCGAGGAGATCACCGCGAGTGCGCGACGGCTCATCGACTCCATCGAGACCAAGTCCTCGCCGCGGAACCGCGAGGAGGAGGTGCGGAAGGCCCGGCTGCAGTCGGCGAAGCGCTTCGGCACCTCTGTCTGA
- a CDS encoding isoprenylcysteine carboxylmethyltransferase family protein, with protein sequence MLKVVLRLLADAVLVATALFVSAGTLAWPRAWVLLTVLLLVRTIGAFAVHRTNPELLRERAGLPLHAEQPWADRVLLLGVLATGFLGTPAVAALDAFHWHLLPQPARPVAGLGLVLFALGWSLKSLALYANAFAVATVRVQRERAHAVADSGVYRVVRHPFYAADPLIFVGLALWLGSYTAALTAVAPVALMVVRLRLEERVLQRELPGYAAYAARVRHRLVPGVW encoded by the coding sequence ATGCTGAAGGTCGTACTCCGGCTGCTCGCGGACGCCGTGCTCGTTGCCACGGCCCTGTTCGTCTCCGCCGGCACGCTCGCGTGGCCGCGCGCGTGGGTGCTGCTGACGGTGCTGCTGCTGGTGCGGACGATCGGCGCATTCGCCGTCCATCGCACAAACCCCGAACTCCTGCGGGAACGCGCCGGGCTCCCGCTTCACGCGGAGCAGCCCTGGGCCGACCGGGTGCTGCTGCTCGGGGTGCTGGCGACGGGTTTCCTGGGCACGCCCGCTGTCGCGGCGCTCGACGCGTTCCACTGGCACCTGCTCCCCCAACCGGCACGGCCGGTGGCCGGCTTGGGGCTGGTGCTGTTCGCGCTGGGATGGTCGCTCAAGAGCCTCGCGCTCTACGCCAACGCGTTCGCGGTCGCCACGGTCCGCGTGCAGCGCGAGCGCGCGCACGCCGTCGCGGACTCGGGGGTATACCGCGTCGTGCGCCACCCGTTCTACGCCGCTGACCCGCTCATCTTCGTTGGCTTGGCGTTGTGGCTGGGGTCGTACACCGCGGCCCTGACGGCAGTGGCCCCGGTGGCGCTCATGGTGGTCCGCCTGAGGCTGGAGGAGCGGGTCCTGCAGCGGGAGCTGCCGGGCTATGCGGCGTACGCCGCGCGTGTACGCCACCGGCTGGTCCCGGGCGTCTGGTGA
- a CDS encoding HAD-IA family hydrolase: MSALMVDVDGVLVDGRPEDGRPWQTSLEADLGVSPDALHEHFFARCWENIVLGRAGLMEHLVPALHKIAPRVSPAEFVSYWFERDSRIVAPLLAELSWARSVGIRVYLATNQEHLRASYLMETVGLAEHVDGIFYSAQLGARKPQMEFFAAVRAAVGLRAEDLLLIDDSLQNVEAARKAGWQALHWTRHSSPRIVRSLCT; the protein is encoded by the coding sequence ATCAGCGCATTGATGGTAGACGTGGATGGCGTGCTGGTCGATGGCCGGCCAGAAGACGGGCGCCCCTGGCAGACGTCCCTGGAAGCGGATCTTGGAGTCTCTCCTGACGCACTCCACGAGCACTTCTTTGCCCGGTGCTGGGAGAACATCGTGCTCGGCCGCGCCGGGTTGATGGAGCACCTGGTGCCTGCACTGCATAAGATCGCGCCACGTGTGAGTCCGGCCGAGTTCGTCTCGTACTGGTTCGAGCGCGATTCGCGAATCGTCGCCCCGCTGCTGGCGGAACTTTCGTGGGCTCGTTCCGTGGGGATCCGCGTGTACCTGGCGACTAACCAGGAACATCTCAGAGCGTCTTACCTGATGGAGACGGTAGGCTTGGCCGAGCATGTGGACGGGATCTTCTATTCCGCGCAACTTGGAGCAAGGAAGCCCCAGATGGAGTTCTTCGCCGCGGTGCGAGCGGCCGTTGGGCTGCGCGCGGAAGACCTGCTGCTCATCGACGACAGCCTCCAGAACGTCGAGGCTGCGCGAAAGGCGGGATGGCAAGCGCTTCATTGGACACGGCACAGTTCACCCAGGATCGTGCGCAGCCTGTGCACCTGA
- a CDS encoding SDR family oxidoreductase produces MQKRAEFEGKVAVVVGGASGMGNATVRLLAAEGCRTHVLDITPTADGSFQSCDVQDYEQVRRCVQNIVDQEGRIDLLFVAAGVHLFAGIEETSIADFERVLAINLKGPFYVLKEVLPIMRKQRYGNVVLMGSDQVFIGKGSSTVYGMSKAALGQLTKSSAIDYAPHNVRVNCICPGTIDTPMLAPSIERFHQMSGMRVEEIHAMLRQAQPIQRLGTPEEIGRAVLFLLSDDCRFMTGALLSADGGYTAQ; encoded by the coding sequence ATGCAGAAGAGGGCCGAGTTCGAAGGCAAGGTGGCAGTGGTGGTCGGCGGAGCGTCTGGCATGGGCAACGCCACGGTGCGTCTGCTGGCCGCCGAAGGCTGCCGGACGCACGTGCTCGACATCACGCCGACCGCGGACGGCTCGTTCCAATCCTGTGACGTCCAGGACTACGAACAGGTTCGCCGGTGCGTCCAGAACATCGTGGACCAGGAAGGCAGGATCGATCTGCTGTTCGTCGCCGCGGGCGTTCACTTGTTCGCCGGCATCGAGGAAACCAGCATCGCCGACTTCGAACGAGTTTTGGCCATCAATCTGAAGGGTCCTTTCTACGTGCTGAAAGAAGTTCTCCCCATCATGAGGAAGCAGCGATACGGGAATGTGGTCCTCATGGGATCGGACCAGGTATTCATCGGCAAGGGATCCAGCACGGTGTATGGAATGAGCAAGGCGGCCCTGGGGCAGCTCACCAAGAGCAGCGCCATCGACTACGCTCCCCACAACGTACGGGTCAACTGCATCTGCCCCGGCACGATCGACACCCCGATGCTTGCGCCATCGATCGAACGATTCCACCAGATGAGCGGCATGCGGGTCGAGGAAATCCATGCAATGCTGCGGCAGGCACAACCGATCCAACGGCTCGGAACCCCCGAAGAGATCGGCAGGGCCGTCCTGTTCCTGTTGTCCGATGATTGCCGGTTCATGACGGGGGCGCTGCTCAGCGCAGACGGTGGGTACACCGCTCAGTAG
- a CDS encoding glycosyltransferase family A protein, translating to MTLPVDARVALPDSGDGTQRPAPLVSIVIPCYVATPKQAELLDETLHTVAAQTCRDYEIVVVDDGSPLDVGAITARHAGTVTLRQANGGSAVARNTGIRASRGRYFVFLDADDHLLPQALEAGLRAFAEHPECGFVIGRREEMTYEGTPVPWGVASLPRETWLYNILLGFDWYIIPPSSAMFRREAVEAVGGFRDPWGADDLDFYLRVARAYPAWCYEEPAVTRYRRYSASSSRDGERMLRSIRIVYGRQWPLVQGDPEAEAAFHRGLALLTKIFVDCLAENFSDGVRARNWRRVLRTGFLFAGEKGRAALGLRSWRVPRPSTSGEARHDAVQPPPRQESGRVRTLPIYASDDEIKELVVEWSELLAEKRFAEALSAFPHSTQEYDWTPELLERVIDGYGVVDSDPDVLQEMREDHGVERFEVTTLRGRPDRDELVERSIDVDPRRVDGDDELGWVHYSDVPLNGFLSDLTARFIIRRVGADRLTLEFYDIHVM from the coding sequence ATGACCCTACCCGTAGATGCACGTGTGGCGCTGCCCGATTCGGGGGACGGGACGCAGCGTCCCGCGCCGCTCGTCTCCATCGTCATTCCGTGCTACGTCGCGACGCCGAAGCAGGCGGAACTGCTCGACGAGACGCTGCACACGGTCGCCGCACAAACGTGCCGCGACTACGAGATCGTGGTCGTGGACGACGGATCGCCCCTCGACGTGGGCGCCATCACCGCCCGGCACGCCGGCACCGTCACGCTGCGGCAGGCCAACGGTGGATCGGCCGTCGCCCGCAACACCGGCATCCGTGCGAGCCGCGGCCGGTACTTCGTGTTTCTCGATGCCGACGACCACCTGCTGCCGCAGGCCCTGGAGGCCGGGCTCCGTGCGTTCGCGGAGCATCCCGAATGCGGGTTCGTCATCGGCCGGCGTGAGGAGATGACGTACGAGGGAACTCCCGTCCCGTGGGGCGTGGCCAGCCTGCCGCGCGAAACCTGGCTGTACAACATCCTGCTCGGCTTCGACTGGTACATCATCCCGCCATCGTCGGCGATGTTCCGGCGCGAGGCCGTGGAGGCCGTGGGAGGCTTTCGCGATCCCTGGGGCGCGGACGATCTCGACTTCTACCTGCGGGTGGCGCGCGCGTACCCGGCCTGGTGCTACGAGGAACCCGCGGTGACGCGCTACCGGCGCTACAGCGCCAGCTCGTCGCGCGACGGGGAGCGCATGCTGCGGAGCATTCGTATCGTCTACGGTCGCCAGTGGCCGCTGGTGCAGGGCGACCCGGAGGCCGAAGCGGCCTTCCACCGCGGGCTGGCGCTGCTGACGAAGATCTTCGTCGACTGCCTGGCGGAGAACTTCAGCGACGGCGTCCGGGCGAGAAACTGGCGCCGCGTCCTGCGGACCGGATTCCTGTTCGCGGGTGAAAAGGGCCGCGCCGCCCTGGGGTTGCGCTCGTGGCGGGTGCCGCGGCCATCGACGAGCGGAGAAGCCAGGCACGACGCCGTGCAGCCTCCTCCACGTCAGGAGAGCGGGCGAGTGCGAACCCTGCCCATCTACGCGAGCGATGACGAGATCAAGGAGCTCGTCGTGGAGTGGTCGGAGCTGCTGGCCGAGAAGCGCTTCGCCGAAGCCCTGAGCGCGTTCCCTCACTCGACGCAGGAGTACGATTGGACCCCGGAACTGCTCGAGCGTGTGATCGACGGGTACGGCGTCGTGGACTCGGATCCCGACGTGCTCCAGGAGATGCGCGAGGACCACGGCGTCGAGCGGTTCGAAGTGACGACGCTCCGCGGGCGACCGGACCGTGACGAGCTCGTGGAACGGTCCATCGACGTCGACCCGCGCCGGGTGGACGGGGACGACGAGCTGGGGTGGGTTCATTACTCGGACGTGCCGCTCAACGGGTTCCTGAGCGACCTGACCGCCCGCTTCATCATCCGGCGCGTCGGCGCCGACCGGCTGACGCTGGAGTTCTACGACATTCACGTGATGTAG
- a CDS encoding DUF3592 domain-containing protein: MCDCSGDQVLIYGAGALMLVATVYLSWLAYSVTSWPQVRGTVTLLTADEIIGEDGFSWTLRKLRYTYVVSHKRYVGRRVRFGLGHWRFSGVYQAHAERLAVGKSVTVWHHPRWPRLCTLQPEGMPGARVLIRAGVLYIVMIVILNG; this comes from the coding sequence ATGTGCGACTGCTCCGGTGACCAGGTCCTCATCTATGGCGCAGGCGCCCTGATGCTGGTTGCTACGGTGTACCTGTCGTGGCTCGCCTACAGCGTTACATCCTGGCCCCAGGTCCGCGGGACGGTTACGCTCTTGACGGCCGACGAGATCATTGGCGAAGACGGATTTTCCTGGACACTCCGTAAGCTGCGGTACACGTACGTGGTGTCTCACAAGCGGTACGTAGGAAGAAGGGTGCGGTTCGGGTTGGGTCATTGGCGCTTTTCCGGGGTCTATCAGGCTCATGCGGAGCGCCTGGCCGTGGGAAAGTCCGTTACCGTGTGGCACCATCCACGCTGGCCGCGGCTGTGCACCCTCCAACCAGAAGGAATGCCTGGAGCCAGGGTGCTCATAAGGGCTGGAGTGCTTTACATCGTGATGATCGTGATACTGAACGGGTGA
- a CDS encoding VOC family protein encodes MHGSLTAEPGFAPQRTQNTAMFQLECIDHVALLVRDVERSVRWYEEVLGLQRIFQEVWGSFPAVVGVGGTSLALFPVASPTPNPPPGRDTICVRHIAFRVDEPNFQAAQEDLQRQGIPFRFQDHDAAHSIYFEDPDGHQLEITTYLVSSGPSAA; translated from the coding sequence ATGCACGGCAGCCTCACCGCTGAACCCGGCTTCGCACCACAGCGTACCCAGAATACGGCCATGTTCCAACTGGAGTGCATTGACCATGTAGCCCTCCTGGTGCGCGATGTCGAGCGCTCGGTGCGCTGGTACGAGGAGGTTCTTGGGCTACAGCGAATCTTTCAGGAAGTCTGGGGGAGCTTTCCCGCTGTCGTGGGCGTTGGCGGCACCTCGCTCGCCCTCTTCCCGGTAGCGAGCCCGACTCCCAACCCGCCACCCGGCCGCGACACGATCTGTGTGCGCCACATTGCGTTCCGTGTGGATGAGCCGAACTTCCAGGCTGCCCAGGAGGATCTCCAGCGCCAGGGGATTCCCTTCCGCTTCCAAGACCATGACGCTGCCCATTCGATCTACTTCGAGGATCCTGATGGGCACCAGCTCGAGATCACCACCTACCTGGTCTCGTCTGGCCCATCCGCGGCCTGA